The DNA sequence TGTACATAATACAAGGTGCGTGTGCGCATGTGACTTCTAGTACCTGTTCATTCACCGATAGTTCTTGATCAGTAACCGCGAACAATTTGACCGTGAATTCAATACCTGACTGAAAGATCGATTACTTCTTTGTGGAATGCCGCAACCATAACAATATTCACAGGGTAggataaacgaaagaaaaatgttACCGACCAATCTGTAGTTACAGCAAGCAGTACCATTCCGGAAGTTTGAATCGAGAGTAATTCAAAGTCATTTCAACTAAACCATCGCGTGTTAATTGTATATCGTGTCGATTTATATCAAGTCTATTTTACGATTGATTCACATGTTTTTTTCATATAAACGGGAGAAAATTTTTGACATAAAGCAGAAAATTATATCACAtgaatttaatttcaaaattttgattgacttgaatattaataaaaatattcatctACGAGATATGAAGCAAGTTCATTGCTTACCTTTCTATACACTACACTACGATTATCTTAACTTTCCGATCTCGTGACTTCTTCTCAACGAGTTCGACGATTCTTGTCGACTAACAGTCTGTTTTCCCACTGCGATCAAAAGAGGAAATTATCACTATACGCCATACGCGATCCAAGGGTTGAGAATGGTGTGGGTGTATGGGTATACGTATAAGTAATATCTGTACGTACagtagatatacatatataggtaAAAGAAGAGGGACAAGGAAAGGACACGAGGGACAGTTGATCTACGATATGACGTACTCCGTGTAGCGGTCGACGACGAACTGAATTCGAATCACGATTAACGTGAGGACTGAGAAGTTACGTGAGATAGGATTTTCTGGTGATCTTTGATCTTTGATCGTTGTCTTTCATGAGAGCGAAACATAATTTTGTATCTTGATACTGACTAACACTATCAGGGGGTAAACGAAGCCGACATGTGACGACAAGACAGCTGTTCGACAGATCGCCTGCAATCTACAATCTACGTACCTACAGTCGCTTGTATGTTACGTCGAGAACGAAATCGGTTTTTATCGCGGAGAATTTTTATGCAAACCTAAAAATGCCCTGGGTACTTATATTTCAAGCACACTTCAAATTATGTATCTTTGTTATTCTTACATTCGTCACGATAATCGATCGTGGAGATCGAACTCCTCCGAATCTTCACTCGGTGTAAAAAATTATCTCCAATAACTCGTTGGATACTTGATAAGATAAACCAAGAACGCCTTAACACCACGTGCTTCTATACTATGAACTTGGTACTATTCACCGTTGATCTTATACTTGTGATAATATATAACGCGCACACGAGCGTTTAGCTCAGTATTCGCGCGAATAATACTCGAATCTTAACATTTCTTCTGTATGTATGACACACTACTCCTTGTTGTACACATGTCAAATTTTTAACCTATCATACGTTGAGGTTTCGCGAATACTGCGTATTTTCGGCAAAACTGAACGTTCCCTACTCTCTCTCGCACGTACTAACGCCAGCGCAGAACACCGACCACTCTATACATGCTCGATCCAATAGCGGCCATCTTGATATTCGTAAGCTCGAAACCAAAAAGGTCGATGAGAAAAGTATAAAACAAATTACTTTACACACAACAAGTTCTAGATAATTTTGAAGAATATTAGAAATTACGAGTAAAAAGAAGAATTCGCTTTATTTCTAATAGAACTTTCTGAAAAACATTGCTATAGTTTGAATACATTGTTCATTTGAAATCTCCCGCCAATTTTTTAACATAGCGAACAGTTTATACTCGGAGATTTTGCCCGCTTAGTCTCGTAAATTTTGTTAACATGACATAATGAACATAATAATCGTTAAGATTTATATAATTATCCATATATAATACAGATTCACATCGCATAAATTAATTTATGCGCATGTGAAGACTCAAGGATTTGACTCACAAGCCGCGACGGTTTTGCTTTTCGATATAGATAGCCGGCCTACACCCGAACCAATCACAAGCAGAGTTTCAATGGGCGGGGATGTGGCGTGATCCACGATGACGTCATGGTAGTCCGCAATCGATAACTACTCTACGTTTTAGCAAACCCCTTCTAACCCTGGCCTGTTACTCTAGTACTATACGATCGATGTTCAGCTTGAATGCACCACACAACTCTTACGATATGATCGCGCATTCTTCACCTCGATAAAATAGGTTAACTATCTTGAATGAACTATCAAAATATATATTCTAATCGCACTTTTAGTTATAAAAATAGATCATATCCGATATTTATGACTTCTTCGTCAAAAAGAGATAAAGCACTATGGGTGTTGTTACCATAGAGGTAAGGAAGTGATTTTATCGACTATACTGATTTCTACTGTAGTTAACGAAAATttcggtaaatatatattttagagAGGAAAGACAATTGTTTTATTACTTGATGAATTTATATACAAGCGTAATTAATAACTAATATTTGCATATAGCCAGAATCCGTAATTTAccattttaaaatgttttatttcaatataGGCACATCAATGAATTCTTATGTCTTTATTGTAATTTTGTAACCGTTAAATCCATGTGTTATCATATGTATTTCGATGAATACTTTTTCATGATTTTACAATGCATAAGAAAAACGGTAAGGTTAAATAATGTTAAACAAAAATTTCCACGAAAGAGATcatgttttaatattttcataatttaacATATAcatttaatccgattgtatgaTATTACAGATTTTCACTTTCATAATGAAATACATATGATATATAGCATGTACAATAAAGTCAACAGCATAGTTAACGTTTAAACTTTATTAAAACCAACAACATTAACAAGAACAACAAGAACAAATCATTCCTTCAGAAACAGTTCACAGAAACTCGATCTTACACAAAACTCAATCGTCCTGCCGCATGTCGCTCAATGACGTTGTATATCAGTTAGTTATGCACTCGTATAGAATGGTTCACATCATAAATGATCATTTGCCGGGAGACCTACGACATTAGTAACATGATTCAAATAATAATAGtttcaaaataatgaaaaaCGCTTCGAATCAAACCTTCTAATTATAAAATGCATTAAGACATTTGTCGTTAAGGGTCCAGTCATGATGCCGCTACGGTCGCTAAAAGCAGTGCAAGAAAACAAGCCAGCAAAACCATAGAATATGTAGTTATCAGTATGGTTATGAGGTTAGTAACATATGAAATACGCATTTCAGTCGAACGAGGGATAACATGTTCACAAGTATTCTTGCATTTTGTACTCTCACCTTCGCAATTTGGGTCACGATCAACAGTGCGTGGTTTATCATCGGTCGATGTTATCGTTTCTTCCATATCGCactcattttcatttttatcgttcAGCGCCATTAAATTATTCTCAATATTTAACAAGGGAATATCCTCCTCAGTCTCGATGTTACTACTACAAGAAATGTTATTTACTGCATCTTTTTTCAATAAAGCTTCTAGTTTTTCTATTTCCTTCTCGTGCTCGCATAAACTTGCCGCTGCTAATTGTAAATCATAAACAGCTTTGGAAAGATCGAGTTCTGGATTAGTATGCAAATCATTTCTCGTTTCTTCCGGTTCTACAAAGTTGTGGTTATCATTTAAGATTATCGTTGTATCTTCTTTAGGAACTATATTTAATGCATCAGTGGTCCTTGATGAACTAGACAGATCATCGTTTGTGTCGTCTAGACTACAAGTAACGGAGTTACGAGTACTAGTATTGGGCGTCGTACTATCGGTTTCTATTTCAGAACGATGCGACGTCAGCGAATTCTTTTGGCTTGAACGACTATCACGTAAGTGATCTGCTACGCTGCTGAACGCCTCCGCAATTAGTTTAACATTTTCGTCCGCGACACGAAGATAGAAGTCGAATGTATTATCGTCAGTCTCCTCGGAACATTCGTTCTCAGAATTAGCGAGGGTCTCCGTCAGTTTCTCTATATTTTCTTTATCCGTATCTTCTTTATGATTCTCCGTATTATTTTCTGAATAATGACTACCTAAAGACTGTATATGCAATATGGAAGATTCCTCCGTTTTATTACTATCATTGACATCTGCTATTACAGGAAGCTCTGAAGGAACATTCGTTTCCTCAGTCAGTTTCACTTCCATATCGTCTTGCCCTTCAATCAAATTGACTAAATCTTGACATAGACGACTGTATGCCGTGAAATCGGTTTCCGTATCATGATTGGACGATTCATTTGATTTGCTCTGCTCGCAATTCTGCCAGAATTCATTGTTCAAGGCCTTTGATAGCATGTTATTAGATGTCACGGAATTCTGTGCTCTCGCATTATCCTCATTTTTATTACCATCTTGTATTTGAGTCGACGGTGAAACATAAACACGCAATTTCTTTCTATGCGCATTCGTAATTGGACGATTGCCATTTATATCAGTTTTAGAGTTCCTCAATAAACCATCAGCTCGCCATCGATCGTAATCGGAGAGTTCACTATCGCTCACGACGCGCCTATCAGATCGTACGGGTAATGATTTGATAtctattattgtattatttatcTCGTCCTTAATATCTTGAAGACCAGGTTCTCTTCTAAGATGAATCCTATCGTGATTAATTAAACCGTACAGATTGGCGGATAAAGATCTAACCGCTCGTTTCTTCTTCGAACCAAAAGTGGTTTCCTGATCTGTAGTGATACTGCTTTTACTTTCAACGCTGCTCCTCGGCGTATTGGCATCCTTCCTGAGAGCTCGGTAAGCCAAGTCATCTGTAACAATGTCAGGCTCGCATTGCGGAATGTATGACGAACGTGGATGGTCTGGCTTAATCGGTGTAGTGTGTAAATAATCGCTTTCCGTAGCGGCCGTCACCGGTCCTAGAGGTATTCCAAACGGAGGTTGAGGATCAATCACCTTTAACGTGTTGTTAGCGTGATGAATGCTCCGATAAACGACATCATCTCGCGTTACGTCCGGTTCGTCTCGACGTGTTAGGTAATTCGCGCCATACAGATAATCATCAGTTGTATCTTTGCGTGACAAAATAGGCGAGGCTATCAGATAGCTGATATTAGAGAGCGCAGATTGGCCGACCACTTCCGACAACGATGTAGGTCTCTCCTTTGGATGCATTCTTCTGTAAGCCATATCGTCTTTCATTCTATCTATTGAATCTTCTGAAATAAATGGAATAACAGTATTAGTTTTTGCTTGACGTAGGTTAAATTCTTCCATACTCCGTCGTTCTGCCCGGTCAAGGAGATCTTCGTCTCCAAGACGAAGGCTATTATATATTGCTTCTAGCTCAGAAAGAGCTTCTTCAAGATTCTTGGAACTTCTTTTCCTTTCTAACGTGTCTTGTTCACTAgttatttgtttttcttcctttatttcggTTTTCATATTATCTACGAATGTAACATTTGGTAAATTATAAGAATTTTCTCTTACAATCTGTTTACTTGGTGATCTTGCGTAGGAACAATTTAAAGACTTAAAAGTAGGTGACGTAGAATTATTGcgcatattttttatataagtaGTGGACAATCTATTTTCACGTATTTTGGTATCATAATTTTTAAAGCTTGAAGTAAGTTGATCATTGCGATCGTTCCTCCTCTGACATTTCATTGCTTCCGTTTCTTTAAACAATGGTTCATCTATGTGTCTACCAGTTGAATTGTGTCTATTGTTCGTACATTCTGATAAATTACAGGTCTGCGTCGAGCTTACAGACAGAGACAATGGACGCCGTGGACATTGTTTTATCGAGTCACACCGATTGATTTCGTTATTCGATTCGTAAGACCTTAAACTTTTTAAATGATCCTTGGTAACTTCGTGAATATCGTTCATTTTAGCATGTAGGGTATCGTCGTATTTCGTCATACGATATTTCCCATTAAATGGAAAAGAATTACAACCATAGGTGAAAACTCGACAACGTGGGTTTCTTGGTGGAGGCTCGGGCGGAGAGGAACTTCGACTTGCAAACTGATGATTTGTTGTGTAATCGTATGGATCAGCATAAATTGTATTAGCTGTGGGCGAAttggaaatataatttttctccTGATTTATGCGGTTCTTATTTTTGTGCAAAACATTTGGCTTTGCATAAGTATTATTCTGATTTAAATCTGTTATATATTGGTCTGTCGGATATTTTGTAACATCAGTAGATGACCTTGCTTGCAAATTGGATGCAACCATTCCAGATTGTCGTAAGTTTTCAATAGATCTTTGTACAGGGAAGGTATTGCTATTAGAATAATTGATAAAACGTGATGGTTTTTGTGGAAGCTGAAATAATTCATTTGTATCCACAGCTACAGATGATTGTTCTTCATTCATGAAATCATGACTGTTACGCTTTGCTATATTATTTAGGTTTTCTGGGAACTTGTGACCTTCATCCCTTGATAAACGTTTTATATAACGTTCTGTTCGAGCCGCTCGACTTCTTCTATTGCAGAAACCATTTTTTTGTGTACTATGTGCAGCAATTTCATTTTGGTACCTTGTCAACGAATTGCAAGATTTACGTGACTCTTCGTCTGAGCTACTGTCTGCACAAATGCGATCCCGTTTTGCTTCTACTTGtgctttcaatttattttttctcGCTTTCTTACTTAACCCATCTAATGAACCATCACTATTACGGGAGTTTAAAGAATCTCTTTGCATACTTGCTGTATCCATTGATTTTGCAGCAGTGTCGTTTGAATCattgatatttaaatattgaCTCGAACTTTTTTCAACTGGATGAAGAACAACGTTATGTGATTTCCTATTAAATACTGTTCGAGGTCTCGGCTGCCTTGTACAATATACAATTTCTTCATCATTTGAAGAACTATCATAATCCCTTATTGAAGATATTCGTTTCAAGATTCCACCAATCGAccactttttttctttctttttgtctgtAGAAGTAACTGCATTACAGACTGGTAAACGTCGGGTTGGAGGTAATAGACCATCCATTCTTAGAATGTCCTTTCCACTGATACTTCTCTTTTCCATcatgaataaataatttatctcattaaatatattataatacctAAAAAATTCAAGATTAATTAATATCTAAAATTCTAGAAACTTAATACTGTTTAGAAAAACACCACTTTTTAAATCTATGATTTAATGCATATTAATCTATAATTTTAGTATGTTGATATTAACatacattaattatattaataactaTAATAACTAGACTGTATTTGTGtgagtttatatttttatgagcaaaatgaagaaaataaaacctaaatagaaatttatttcacccAATAGATATTACAAGTATTTTACTAgggatattttatgtatttttgcatttctcataaatatataaacatctgCAGTCTAATAACACACACTCACAATTTCAACAATTACAATTACAACAATAATTTTACTTACGGATATATAtggatatgtatatgtacacaaTATGTATAAATGCAGAAAATGTGTAAAGATGCGAATGCAGATACTTTGCTATAACCAATAAACAGATTACATTTTATCGAAAAGACAAATCTTCCATTTCCGATACCGATATGTTTATACAGAGAACACCTTGAAGCAAGGTTTCcattataaacaattatatagcattgcgtgtATGtagtatataaatagaatattgtCTGCTAACCTCCATGCAGACGGTTGGCTGAATGATTCAGATAAGTATTAGGCGAAGGGCGAATTTTCTGTACATCTGCCAAAAATTTTCCCCTGTGTGAATTGAGAATGTCAGTCACAAAGTCCGTTCACGTTTCACAGCATAAAAAACGCGGTACTAAACTTAGGTCAGTACGTCCAGTGTAGTATTGATAACGCTGATAGGATCTCCACACCTCTTCTGCAATCTTTCGCAATACGCTCGTTATCTTGACAGTTGAACTATAAAAGCGGTGTCTCGACTTCACTTTTTCGTACGACAGTAAGTTTCTATGATTCTCAATGATTCAGAATAGAGACTCGGTTTAAAGAAGAGTGTGTCTGGTTTCGAGACATCTACGATCTGTAACTATCTTTGCCTCGCGCTCAGTTTGTGCTGCCATTACATGAACATCGACGAACGCGTTTATGCGTCGAACACAAAGAATACTGGTGGACTACGCGAAACTGACTCGAATCAGATCGAATCAGATATGAGAAGAGAAGGGATTCATCGTTTAGACCCCACCCATTACACCAATCTCCCCCCATACTCTCGCGCAGAATCACGCACGGTGAATCTTACACTCATCTTATGCGCCCACGCACCATAgatatacttatatatttacttagaagatcgTTTCGAATCATTATgattgcggatgtttatgctaGTGCATATTCTTATGGGAAATAGCAATAAGGCGGAACACTTTATGGCAATGCATAGAAATTTGTTTTGTCTGTACAGGTATCAAGTACATATAATTTCAACTTTGCTTTGAGAACAATATGTAAAAGTATACAAGAGCGTAAACTTTTGAACTTTACTAACTACGAGTAATTGGTATTAACCAAtccgatataattattaaatgacATCAAAGATTTAATAATATTGgaaaaaattttcaattttagaattatatcataaataaaaatataaatatatatcaagttataaattaattttaacttatAGAGATTATTAACGGAAGTTAATATCTAAAAATGTTCAGGAcctattacaatttaaattataagTCGTATGACTGATAAACATGTATATGTAGATACATTTTTGCATGTATATCTACATATTACATTCTCATATTtcgcatattttatttatttactttgaCATATACactattttattattgtataatgcatagtatatatatatatgttcttGTGTTATGTATAAAGCAGATATGTGTACGTGCactaaatgaaataagattggTTTTGTGAGAATGTGTTAATTCCTCTAGTGACAGTCACGTGATAGGCTCTGGACAGCATTGCTTTATTATTATGCATCACCACAGACAAGATACAGGATAGACTTATAACTCAATGCACAACCATATCTGAAAGGCTCCAGAGACTCCTTACCATTTTGGGATCATTTTGTCAACGCTACCAATGTTAAATTTAAATTCAGATtcaaatttatattcatatttccaaattcaaattcaaatgcATGGGATCCAATGAACTTAGACATCTATTGTGTAGCTTCTAAGATTTTGACGTGTTCCATCTTGCTAATCTCATAGACATGATGCACTGAATTCAACGATTTTGGTCTcaatttattacatatatagagCTCTGACGCACACAAAACACGTATACaaaataaatacattaatattgaaaatatttataaataacattGATTTCCTTGTTTCGGACTATTGAATTGAATATAATTTCTATGTTCGCCGTAATAAATCGCAGAGGGCGTAGGAAACACTGATTTTTTCGAAGTCGGTATTTCAGAACACGTAATACGAAGTTCGCCTTATAAATCTCTTACTCTTTGGTTAGAATTGAAAGTAGAGAAATTTATGAAAGCGGTTCTTTTAACATGATTCCTTGTTTTCTCAACTGTAAAATGAAGTATGATATTTGTTACATAATTCTAAAGTTTGCTTTTTCCTTGAGATGCAATAAAGATTATCATACTTTGTACATCTTTTTCGTGAAAGCTATATACGATAAGCGATAATTGGATTTGTTAATCGTATTAAGTCACAGGAACCTTGAACTTACGACATCGAGTCGTTCTTGAGATTCAGCCTCAAATTGTATTGCATTCCAGATCTGAATTACGTCAGAC is a window from the Bombus affinis isolate iyBomAffi1 chromosome 9, iyBomAffi1.2, whole genome shotgun sequence genome containing:
- the LOC126920509 gene encoding uncharacterized protein LOC126920509 isoform X2 codes for the protein MMEKRSISGKDILRMDGLLPPTRRLPVCNAVTSTDKKKEKKWSIGGILKRISSIRDYDSSSNDEEIVYCTRQPRPRTVFNRKSHNVVLHPVEKSSSQYLNINDSNDTAAKSMDTASMQRDSLNSRNSDGSLDGLSKKARKNKLKAQVEAKRDRICADSSSDEESRKSCNSLTRYQNEIAAHSTQKNGFCNRRSRAARTERYIKRLSRDEGHKFPENLNNIAKRNSHDFMNEEQSSVAVDTNELFQLPQKPSRFINYSNSNTFPVQRSIENLRQSGMVASNLQARSSTDVTKYPTDQYITDLNQNNTYAKPNVLHKNKNRINQEKNYISNSPTANTIYADPYDYTTNHQFASRSSSPPEPPPRNPRCRVFTYGCNSFPFNGKYRMTKYDDTLHAKMNDIHEVTKDHLKSLRSYESNNEINRCDSIKQCPRRPLSLSVSSTQTCNLSECTNNRHNSTGRHIDEPLFKETEAMKCQRRNDRNDQLTSSFKNYDTKIRENRLSTTYIKNMRNNSTSPTFKSLNCSYARSPSKQIVRENSYNLPNVTFVDNMKTEIKEEKQITSEQDTLERKRSSKNLEEALSELEAIYNSLRLGDEDLLDRAERRSMEEFNLRQAKTNTVIPFISEDSIDRMKDDMAYRRMHPKERPTSLSEVVGQSALSNISYLIASPILSRKDTTDDYLYGANYLTRRDEPDVTRDDVVYRSIHHANNTLKVIDPQPPFGIPLGPVTAATESDYLHTTPIKPDHPRSSYIPQCEPDIVTDDLAYRALRKDANTPRSSVESKSSITTDQETTFGSKKKRAVRSLSANLYGLINHDRIHLRREPGLQDIKDEINNTIIDIKSLPVRSDRRVVSDSELSDYDRWRADGLLRNSKTDINGNRPITNAHRKKLRVYVSPSTQIQDGNKNEDNARAQNSVTSNNMLSKALNNEFWQNCEQSKSNESSNHDTETDFTAYSRLCQDLVNLIEGQDDMEVKLTEETNVPSELPVIADVNDSNKTEESSILHIQSLGSHYSENNTENHKEDTDKENIEKLTETLANSENECSEETDDNTFDFYLRVADENVKLIAEAFSSVADHLRDSRSSQKNSLTSHRSEIETDSTTPNTSTRNSVTCSLDDTNDDLSSSSRTTDALNIVPKEDTTIILNDNHNFVEPEETRNDLHTNPELDLSKAVYDLQLAAASLCEHEKEIEKLEALLKKDAVNNISCSSNIETEEDIPLLNIENNLMALNDKNENECDMEETITSTDDKPRTVDRDPNCEGLPANDHL
- the LOC126920509 gene encoding uncharacterized protein LOC126920509 isoform X1, giving the protein MMEKRSISGKDILRMDGLLPPTRRLPVCNAVTSTDKKKEKKWSIGGILKRISSIRDYDSSSNDEEIVYCTRQPRPRTVFNRKSHNVVLHPVEKSSSQYLNINDSNDTAAKSMDTASMQRDSLNSRNSDGSLDGLSKKARKNKLKAQVEAKRDRICADSSSDEESRKSCNSLTRYQNEIAAHSTQKNGFCNRRSRAARTERYIKRLSRDEGHKFPENLNNIAKRNSHDFMNEEQSSVAVDTNELFQLPQKPSRFINYSNSNTFPVQRSIENLRQSGMVASNLQARSSTDVTKYPTDQYITDLNQNNTYAKPNVLHKNKNRINQEKNYISNSPTANTIYADPYDYTTNHQFASRSSSPPEPPPRNPRCRVFTYGCNSFPFNGKYRMTKYDDTLHAKMNDIHEVTKDHLKSLRSYESNNEINRCDSIKQCPRRPLSLSVSSTQTCNLSECTNNRHNSTGRHIDEPLFKETEAMKCQRRNDRNDQLTSSFKNYDTKIRENRLSTTYIKNMRNNSTSPTFKSLNCSYARSPSKQIVRENSYNLPNVTFVDNMKTEIKEEKQITSEQDTLERKRSSKNLEEALSELEAIYNSLRLGDEDLLDRAERRSMEEFNLRQAKTNTVIPFISEDSIDRMKDDMAYRRMHPKERPTSLSEVVGQSALSNISYLIASPILSRKDTTDDYLYGANYLTRRDEPDVTRDDVVYRSIHHANNTLKVIDPQPPFGIPLGPVTAATESDYLHTTPIKPDHPRSSYIPQCEPDIVTDDLAYRALRKDANTPRSSVESKSSITTDQETTFGSKKKRAVRSLSANLYGLINHDRIHLRREPGLQDIKDEINNTIIDIKSLPVRSDRRVVSDSELSDYDRWRADGLLRNSKTDINGNRPITNAHRKKLRVYVSPSTQIQDGNKNEDNARAQNSVTSNNMLSKALNNEFWQNCEQSKSNESSNHDTETDFTAYSRLCQDLVNLIEGQDDMEVKLTEETNVPSELPVIADVNDSNKTEESSILHIQSLGSHYSENNTENHKEDTDKENIEKLTETLANSENECSEETDDNTFDFYLRVADENVKLIAEAFSSVADHLRDSRSSQKNSLTSHRSEIETDSTTPNTSTRNSVTCSLDDTNDDLSSSSRTTDALNIVPKEDTTIILNDNHNFVEPEETRNDLHTNPELDLSKAVYDLQLAAASLCEHEKEIEKLEALLKKDAVNNISCSSNIETEEDIPLLNIENNLMALNDKNENECDMEETITSTDDKPRTVDRDPNCEGESTKCKNTCEHVIPRSTEMRISYVTNLITILITTYSMVLLACFLALLLATVAAS